The following are encoded together in the Takifugu flavidus isolate HTHZ2018 chromosome 22, ASM371156v2, whole genome shotgun sequence genome:
- the sfmbt2 gene encoding scm-like with four MBT domains protein 2 isoform X1, with the protein MRTRHIGAKAAPERRRSRRRRARGEERERGRGVARGRKRTEGVARRRGRRGKKNLDRAEVRDALKTTGPEVKGQGSPWMWRMQPAQDQPLALTTVRPLCPTNGKEEEVNADLLEEEAEFNWEEYMEETGAAAAPHTAFKHVELSLQSSFQPGMKLEVANRSSPDSYWVASIITTCGQLLLLRFSGYGDDRKADFWCDVMTAELHPVGWCALNNKNLMPPEDHPYLRKAIKEKYSDWTEFLVQDLTGSRTAPANLLEGPLRGKNTVDLILEDSVLELQDLSDPFLYWPARVIQNVGGRLRLRYAGLTDEHHAQDAWIFYLDVRLRPQGWALENRLALQPPTALRPLKSAPDWQKALEDAQLDGQKNPLPLEVFKDHVDLPRHSFRTGMKLEMVSRWEQLQICPVSVTKVYNDVYFQVTLDDASVDATPRRVVCHANTPGILPVQWCLKNGVGLERPRGFEGQDFDWADYLKQSGTEAAPESCFPDTWQNRGFAKDMWLEAVNPHRPAEVCVAQITQVRGRLLWLRLEGVLKQLSECLVDVESMDLFPVGWCEANAYPLTAPIKAVCQKQKKIAVVQPEKQSVPSPTVEMTPVHHCQPVAMDAGSANGRYTCSRIFVNHRCFSGPYLNKGRIAELPQAVGPGKCTLVLKELLSMLINAAYKPGRVLKELQELQDQSWECQEETLKAKYKGKTYRSTLQIIRLADQIPDFCRKVCLKLQCCPNLFGPVLVTDKCPENCSLQTKTKYTYYYGKKRKLSKPAAGDETAEGDVAKPARRRKKRKAIFVQKKRRSTAVDYTPAGSPQDSDEEEDEDMALQSGSEGTSSEPREDHTDASSVEVASSRPRRAASLRRANSTGHPRAVQEAPEGRRRTTRSVSAYSQGSQYQPPKDQDMQVEEEGQLVLDRNPLEWSVDEVVHFINSTDCASLANIFQEQDIDGQALLLLTLPTVQECMDLKLGPAIKLCHQIERVKVAFYRQFAN; encoded by the exons ATGCGCACACGCCATATTGGAGCGAAAGCAGCGCCTGAAAGACGTCGCTCGCGCCGCCGTCGAGCTCgaggtgaagagagagagagagggagaggggtagcgcgaggaaggaagagaacagAGGGGGTCGCGAGACGGAGAGGgcgacgggggaaaaaaaacttggaCAG AGCTGAAGTGAGAGATGCTCTGAAAACAACTGGccctgaggtcaaaggtcaaggttcGCCCTGGATGTGGAGGATGCAGCCTGCTCAGGACCAGCCACTGGCCCTCACCACTGTGAGGCCGCTCTGTCCCACCAatgggaaggaagaggaggtgaacGCAG ATCTCctggaagaggaggcggagttTAACTGGGAGGAGTACATGGAGGAGACaggggccgccgccgccccccacACCGCCTTCAAACAT GTGGAGCTCAGCCTCCAGAGCAGCTTCCAGCCCGGCATGAAGCTGGAGGTGGCCAACCGGAGCAGCCCGGACTCCTACTGGGTGgcctccatcatcaccacctgcgggcagctgctgctgctgcgcttcaGCGGCTACGGCGACGACCGCAAGGCCGACTTCTGGTGCGACGTCATGACGGCGGAGCTGCACCCGGTGGGCTGGTGCGCCCTGAACAACAAGAACCTCATGCCCCCTGAAG ACCATCCTTACCTAAGAAAAG ccatCAAGGAGAAGTACTCGGACTGGACCGAGTTCCTGGTTCAGGATCTGACTGGATCCAGGACCGCCCCGGCCAACCTGCTGGAGGGG CCTCTCAGAGGTAAGAACACGGTGGATCTGATCCTCGAGGACTCCGTCCTGGAGCTTCAGGACCTGTCGGACCCCTTCCTCTACTGGCCTGCCCGGGTCATCCAGAACGTGGGGGGGCGACTCCGTCTACGATATGCCGGCCTCACGGACGAGCACCACGCTCAGGACGCATGGATTTTTTACCTGGATgtcaggctccgcccccagggTTGGGCTCTGGAGAACCGCCTCGCCTTACAACCGCCCACAG CCCTCAGGCCTCTGAAGAGCGCCCCCGACTGGCAGAAGGCTCTGGAGGACGCCCAACTGGACGGACAGAAGAACCCGCTTCCTCTTGAGGTCTTCAAG GACCACGTGGACCTGCCCCGGCACTCGTTCAGGACCGGGATGAAGCTTGAGATGGTGTCTCGgtgggagcagctgcagatctGCCCCGTTTCTGTCACCAAG gtCTACAACGACGTCTACTTCCAGGTAACGCTGGACGACGCGAGCGTCGACGCTACGCCGCGGCGCGTCGTCTGTCACGCCAACACGCCGGGCATCCTGCCGGTGCAGTGGTGTCTGAAGAACGGCGTCGGCTTGGAGCGGCCGCGGGGCTTCGAGGGCCAGGACTTCGACTGGGCGGACTACCTGAAGCAGAGCGGCACCGAGGCCGCTCCCGAGAGCTGCTTCCCCGAC acatGGCAGAACAGAGGATTTGCCAAGGACATGTGGCTGGAGGCGGTCAACCCTCACCGGCCGgcagaagtgtgtgtggctCAGATCACTCAAGTTAGAGGACGCCTGCTGTGGCTCCGACTGGAAG GTGTGCTGAAACAGCTGTCGGAATGCTTGGTGGACGTGGAGTCCATGGACCTCTTCCCTGTGGGCTGGTGTGAGGCTAACGCTTACCCTCTGACCGCCCCCATCAAAGCTGTCT gtcagaagcagaagaaaatcGCTGTGGTTCAACCGGAGAAACA GTCGGTGCCGTCGCCTACAGTAGAAATGACTCCTGTCCACCACTGCCAGCCCGTCGCCATGGACGCAG GTTCAGCTAACGGCCGATACACCTGCTCCAGGATATTCGTCAACCACCGCTGCTTCTCAGGACCGTACCTCAACAAGGGACGCATCGCCGAGCTGCCGCAAGCCGTCGGGCCGGGGAAGTGCACGCTGGTCCTGAAAGAG CTGCTTAGCATGCTGATCAACGCCGCCTACAAGCCGGGACGAgtcctgaaggagctgcaggagctgcaggatcagAGCTGGGAATGTCAGGAGGAGACCCTCAAAGCCAA ATATAAAGGGAAGACGTACCGCTCGACCCTCCAGATCATCCGGCTGGCGGACCAGATCCCGGACTTCTGCAGAAAGGTGTGCCTGAAGCTGCAGTGCTGTCCCAACCTCTTCGGTCCGGTTCTGGTGACGGACAAGTGTCCCGAGAACTGCTCGCTTCAGACCAAAACCAAATACA CTTATTACTAcgggaagaagaggaagttgtcCAAACCGGCGGCGGGAGACGAGACGGCGGAAGGAGACGTAGCCAAGCCGGCACGCcgcaggaagaagaggaaggccATATTTGTGCAGAAGAAGAGGCGTTCCACGGCTGTGGATTACACCCCCGCCGGCTCCCCGCAG GAcagcgatgaagaggaggatgaggacatGGCGCTGCAGTCGGGCAGCGAGGGCACCAGCTCTGAGCCACGGGAAGACCACACCGACGCCTCCTCGGTGGAGGTGGCCAGCAGCCGCCCTCGCCGTGCCGCGTCGCTGCGCAGGGCCAACAGCACCGGTCACCCCAGGGCGGTCCAGGAGGCCCCCgagggacggaggaggacgACCCGCTCCGTGTCCGCCTACAGCCAGGGCAGCCAGTACCAACCGCCCAAAGACCAGGACATGCAG gtggaggaggaaggtcaGCTGGTGTTGGACAGGAACCCTCTGGAGTGGAGCGTGGATGAAGTGGTCCATTTCATCAACTCCACCGATTGTGCGTCGTTGGCCAACATCTTCCAggagcag GACATCGACGGTCAGGCGCTGCTTTTGCTCACGCTGCCCACCGTGCAGGAGTGCATGGACCTGAAACTGGGCCCCGCCATCAAACTGTGCCACCAGATCGAGCGCGTCAAGGTGGCCTTTTACAGACAGTTCGCCAACTGA
- the sfmbt2 gene encoding scm-like with four MBT domains protein 2 isoform X2: MRTRHIGAKAAPERRRSRRRRARGEERERGRGVARGRKRTEGVARRRGRRGKKNLDRAEVRDALKTTGPEVKGQGSPWMWRMQPAQDQPLALTTVRPLCPTNGKEEEVNADLLEEEAEFNWEEYMEETGAAAAPHTAFKHVELSLQSSFQPGMKLEVANRSSPDSYWVASIITTCGQLLLLRFSGYGDDRKADFWCDVMTAELHPVGWCALNNKNLMPPEAIKEKYSDWTEFLVQDLTGSRTAPANLLEGPLRGKNTVDLILEDSVLELQDLSDPFLYWPARVIQNVGGRLRLRYAGLTDEHHAQDAWIFYLDVRLRPQGWALENRLALQPPTALRPLKSAPDWQKALEDAQLDGQKNPLPLEVFKDHVDLPRHSFRTGMKLEMVSRWEQLQICPVSVTKVYNDVYFQVTLDDASVDATPRRVVCHANTPGILPVQWCLKNGVGLERPRGFEGQDFDWADYLKQSGTEAAPESCFPDTWQNRGFAKDMWLEAVNPHRPAEVCVAQITQVRGRLLWLRLEGVLKQLSECLVDVESMDLFPVGWCEANAYPLTAPIKAVCQKQKKIAVVQPEKQSVPSPTVEMTPVHHCQPVAMDAGSANGRYTCSRIFVNHRCFSGPYLNKGRIAELPQAVGPGKCTLVLKELLSMLINAAYKPGRVLKELQELQDQSWECQEETLKAKYKGKTYRSTLQIIRLADQIPDFCRKVCLKLQCCPNLFGPVLVTDKCPENCSLQTKTKYTYYYGKKRKLSKPAAGDETAEGDVAKPARRRKKRKAIFVQKKRRSTAVDYTPAGSPQDSDEEEDEDMALQSGSEGTSSEPREDHTDASSVEVASSRPRRAASLRRANSTGHPRAVQEAPEGRRRTTRSVSAYSQGSQYQPPKDQDMQVEEEGQLVLDRNPLEWSVDEVVHFINSTDCASLANIFQEQDIDGQALLLLTLPTVQECMDLKLGPAIKLCHQIERVKVAFYRQFAN; this comes from the exons ATGCGCACACGCCATATTGGAGCGAAAGCAGCGCCTGAAAGACGTCGCTCGCGCCGCCGTCGAGCTCgaggtgaagagagagagagagggagaggggtagcgcgaggaaggaagagaacagAGGGGGTCGCGAGACGGAGAGGgcgacgggggaaaaaaaacttggaCAG AGCTGAAGTGAGAGATGCTCTGAAAACAACTGGccctgaggtcaaaggtcaaggttcGCCCTGGATGTGGAGGATGCAGCCTGCTCAGGACCAGCCACTGGCCCTCACCACTGTGAGGCCGCTCTGTCCCACCAatgggaaggaagaggaggtgaacGCAG ATCTCctggaagaggaggcggagttTAACTGGGAGGAGTACATGGAGGAGACaggggccgccgccgccccccacACCGCCTTCAAACAT GTGGAGCTCAGCCTCCAGAGCAGCTTCCAGCCCGGCATGAAGCTGGAGGTGGCCAACCGGAGCAGCCCGGACTCCTACTGGGTGgcctccatcatcaccacctgcgggcagctgctgctgctgcgcttcaGCGGCTACGGCGACGACCGCAAGGCCGACTTCTGGTGCGACGTCATGACGGCGGAGCTGCACCCGGTGGGCTGGTGCGCCCTGAACAACAAGAACCTCATGCCCCCTGAAG ccatCAAGGAGAAGTACTCGGACTGGACCGAGTTCCTGGTTCAGGATCTGACTGGATCCAGGACCGCCCCGGCCAACCTGCTGGAGGGG CCTCTCAGAGGTAAGAACACGGTGGATCTGATCCTCGAGGACTCCGTCCTGGAGCTTCAGGACCTGTCGGACCCCTTCCTCTACTGGCCTGCCCGGGTCATCCAGAACGTGGGGGGGCGACTCCGTCTACGATATGCCGGCCTCACGGACGAGCACCACGCTCAGGACGCATGGATTTTTTACCTGGATgtcaggctccgcccccagggTTGGGCTCTGGAGAACCGCCTCGCCTTACAACCGCCCACAG CCCTCAGGCCTCTGAAGAGCGCCCCCGACTGGCAGAAGGCTCTGGAGGACGCCCAACTGGACGGACAGAAGAACCCGCTTCCTCTTGAGGTCTTCAAG GACCACGTGGACCTGCCCCGGCACTCGTTCAGGACCGGGATGAAGCTTGAGATGGTGTCTCGgtgggagcagctgcagatctGCCCCGTTTCTGTCACCAAG gtCTACAACGACGTCTACTTCCAGGTAACGCTGGACGACGCGAGCGTCGACGCTACGCCGCGGCGCGTCGTCTGTCACGCCAACACGCCGGGCATCCTGCCGGTGCAGTGGTGTCTGAAGAACGGCGTCGGCTTGGAGCGGCCGCGGGGCTTCGAGGGCCAGGACTTCGACTGGGCGGACTACCTGAAGCAGAGCGGCACCGAGGCCGCTCCCGAGAGCTGCTTCCCCGAC acatGGCAGAACAGAGGATTTGCCAAGGACATGTGGCTGGAGGCGGTCAACCCTCACCGGCCGgcagaagtgtgtgtggctCAGATCACTCAAGTTAGAGGACGCCTGCTGTGGCTCCGACTGGAAG GTGTGCTGAAACAGCTGTCGGAATGCTTGGTGGACGTGGAGTCCATGGACCTCTTCCCTGTGGGCTGGTGTGAGGCTAACGCTTACCCTCTGACCGCCCCCATCAAAGCTGTCT gtcagaagcagaagaaaatcGCTGTGGTTCAACCGGAGAAACA GTCGGTGCCGTCGCCTACAGTAGAAATGACTCCTGTCCACCACTGCCAGCCCGTCGCCATGGACGCAG GTTCAGCTAACGGCCGATACACCTGCTCCAGGATATTCGTCAACCACCGCTGCTTCTCAGGACCGTACCTCAACAAGGGACGCATCGCCGAGCTGCCGCAAGCCGTCGGGCCGGGGAAGTGCACGCTGGTCCTGAAAGAG CTGCTTAGCATGCTGATCAACGCCGCCTACAAGCCGGGACGAgtcctgaaggagctgcaggagctgcaggatcagAGCTGGGAATGTCAGGAGGAGACCCTCAAAGCCAA ATATAAAGGGAAGACGTACCGCTCGACCCTCCAGATCATCCGGCTGGCGGACCAGATCCCGGACTTCTGCAGAAAGGTGTGCCTGAAGCTGCAGTGCTGTCCCAACCTCTTCGGTCCGGTTCTGGTGACGGACAAGTGTCCCGAGAACTGCTCGCTTCAGACCAAAACCAAATACA CTTATTACTAcgggaagaagaggaagttgtcCAAACCGGCGGCGGGAGACGAGACGGCGGAAGGAGACGTAGCCAAGCCGGCACGCcgcaggaagaagaggaaggccATATTTGTGCAGAAGAAGAGGCGTTCCACGGCTGTGGATTACACCCCCGCCGGCTCCCCGCAG GAcagcgatgaagaggaggatgaggacatGGCGCTGCAGTCGGGCAGCGAGGGCACCAGCTCTGAGCCACGGGAAGACCACACCGACGCCTCCTCGGTGGAGGTGGCCAGCAGCCGCCCTCGCCGTGCCGCGTCGCTGCGCAGGGCCAACAGCACCGGTCACCCCAGGGCGGTCCAGGAGGCCCCCgagggacggaggaggacgACCCGCTCCGTGTCCGCCTACAGCCAGGGCAGCCAGTACCAACCGCCCAAAGACCAGGACATGCAG gtggaggaggaaggtcaGCTGGTGTTGGACAGGAACCCTCTGGAGTGGAGCGTGGATGAAGTGGTCCATTTCATCAACTCCACCGATTGTGCGTCGTTGGCCAACATCTTCCAggagcag GACATCGACGGTCAGGCGCTGCTTTTGCTCACGCTGCCCACCGTGCAGGAGTGCATGGACCTGAAACTGGGCCCCGCCATCAAACTGTGCCACCAGATCGAGCGCGTCAAGGTGGCCTTTTACAGACAGTTCGCCAACTGA
- the tmem110l gene encoding transmembrane protein 110, like, with product MVQFCFWVERTRICETTLSDHRKCNIGFYPSRSKGVAVVSSFCLRCCFQRLIMDLYSRLFLGKRFLLGDVFEVTNMSEIIKANPHGCDGGALTDRFGVLIQGLLAIVAFSTLMLKRFREPADIRRPWRIWFFDTSKQAIGSLFIHFANVFLSTLTKNDPCSLYLMNFLLDATLGMLVIWAAVKLVSQLVEYKQWSLLVFGEYGEPPQAAAWLGQCGVYLLIMVLEKGVISLVLLVPGWSKLQEVLLGYIANPQLELAVVMLIVPFIVNSIMFWVVDSLMMRKYKLMKCLDDSCDSAEEKGNADESQVLLTSDSEEEDEDEEGRTVPHVQRSGGPLRPTWVAA from the exons ATGGTGCAGTTTTGCTTCTGGGTCGAACGAACTAGAATCTGTGAAACGACATTATCCGATCACCGGAAGTGCAACATTGGCTTTTATCCGTCGAGATCAAAGGGGGTTGCTGTCgtttcctccttttgtctccGTTGTTGTTTTCAGCGTCTCATCATGGATTTGTACAGCAGGCTCTTCTTGGGGAAAAGGTTTTTGCTCGGTGATGTCTTTGAAGTCACCAACATGTCAGAGATCATCAAAGCGAATCCTCACGGCTGCGATGGCGGAGCTCTGACCGACAGGTTCGGGGTTCTGATCCAGGGTCTGCTGGCCATCGTCGCCTTCAGTACTCTCATGT tgaaGCGGTTCAGGGAGCCGGCAGATATCAGACGACCCTGGAGGATCTG GTTCTTTGACACGTCCAAACAGGCCATTGGCTCCCTCTTCATCCACTTTGCCAACGTCTTCCTTTCTACGCTCACCAAAAATGACCCGTGTTCCCT gtatCTGATGAACTTCCTGTTGGACGCCACGCTGGGGATGCTGGTCATCTGGGCGGCTGTGAAACTGGTGTCCCAACTGGTGGAATACAAACAGTGGAGCCTCCTCGTCTTCGGAGAATATG GTGAGCCCCCACAGGCGGCCGCCTGGCTGGGCCAGTGTGGCGTCTACCTGCTGATCATGGTGCTGGAGAAAGGTGTGAtcagcctggtgctgctggtgccagGATGGTCCAAA ctgcaggaggtgttgCTAGGCTACATTGctaaccctcagctggagctaGCAGTGGTCATGCTCATCGTGCCCTTCATCGTGAAC TCCATCATGTTCTGGGTGGTGGACAGCTTGATGATGAGGAAGTACAAGCTGATGAAGTGCCTGGATGATTCCTGCGACAGCGCGGAGGAGAAGGGGAACGCGGACGAGTCACAG gtgctgctgacctccgactcagaggaggaggacgaggacgaggagggacgGACTGTCCCCCACGTGCAACGTTCCGGAGGACCTCTGAGGCCCACCTGGGTGGCGGCGTGA
- the sfmbt2 gene encoding scm-like with four MBT domains protein 2 isoform X3: MWRMQPAQDQPLALTTVRPLCPTNGKEEEVNADLLEEEAEFNWEEYMEETGAAAAPHTAFKHVELSLQSSFQPGMKLEVANRSSPDSYWVASIITTCGQLLLLRFSGYGDDRKADFWCDVMTAELHPVGWCALNNKNLMPPEDHPYLRKAIKEKYSDWTEFLVQDLTGSRTAPANLLEGPLRGKNTVDLILEDSVLELQDLSDPFLYWPARVIQNVGGRLRLRYAGLTDEHHAQDAWIFYLDVRLRPQGWALENRLALQPPTALRPLKSAPDWQKALEDAQLDGQKNPLPLEVFKDHVDLPRHSFRTGMKLEMVSRWEQLQICPVSVTKVYNDVYFQVTLDDASVDATPRRVVCHANTPGILPVQWCLKNGVGLERPRGFEGQDFDWADYLKQSGTEAAPESCFPDTWQNRGFAKDMWLEAVNPHRPAEVCVAQITQVRGRLLWLRLEGVLKQLSECLVDVESMDLFPVGWCEANAYPLTAPIKAVCQKQKKIAVVQPEKQSVPSPTVEMTPVHHCQPVAMDAGSANGRYTCSRIFVNHRCFSGPYLNKGRIAELPQAVGPGKCTLVLKELLSMLINAAYKPGRVLKELQELQDQSWECQEETLKAKYKGKTYRSTLQIIRLADQIPDFCRKVCLKLQCCPNLFGPVLVTDKCPENCSLQTKTKYTYYYGKKRKLSKPAAGDETAEGDVAKPARRRKKRKAIFVQKKRRSTAVDYTPAGSPQDSDEEEDEDMALQSGSEGTSSEPREDHTDASSVEVASSRPRRAASLRRANSTGHPRAVQEAPEGRRRTTRSVSAYSQGSQYQPPKDQDMQVEEEGQLVLDRNPLEWSVDEVVHFINSTDCASLANIFQEQDIDGQALLLLTLPTVQECMDLKLGPAIKLCHQIERVKVAFYRQFAN; encoded by the exons ATGTGGAGGATGCAGCCTGCTCAGGACCAGCCACTGGCCCTCACCACTGTGAGGCCGCTCTGTCCCACCAatgggaaggaagaggaggtgaacGCAG ATCTCctggaagaggaggcggagttTAACTGGGAGGAGTACATGGAGGAGACaggggccgccgccgccccccacACCGCCTTCAAACAT GTGGAGCTCAGCCTCCAGAGCAGCTTCCAGCCCGGCATGAAGCTGGAGGTGGCCAACCGGAGCAGCCCGGACTCCTACTGGGTGgcctccatcatcaccacctgcgggcagctgctgctgctgcgcttcaGCGGCTACGGCGACGACCGCAAGGCCGACTTCTGGTGCGACGTCATGACGGCGGAGCTGCACCCGGTGGGCTGGTGCGCCCTGAACAACAAGAACCTCATGCCCCCTGAAG ACCATCCTTACCTAAGAAAAG ccatCAAGGAGAAGTACTCGGACTGGACCGAGTTCCTGGTTCAGGATCTGACTGGATCCAGGACCGCCCCGGCCAACCTGCTGGAGGGG CCTCTCAGAGGTAAGAACACGGTGGATCTGATCCTCGAGGACTCCGTCCTGGAGCTTCAGGACCTGTCGGACCCCTTCCTCTACTGGCCTGCCCGGGTCATCCAGAACGTGGGGGGGCGACTCCGTCTACGATATGCCGGCCTCACGGACGAGCACCACGCTCAGGACGCATGGATTTTTTACCTGGATgtcaggctccgcccccagggTTGGGCTCTGGAGAACCGCCTCGCCTTACAACCGCCCACAG CCCTCAGGCCTCTGAAGAGCGCCCCCGACTGGCAGAAGGCTCTGGAGGACGCCCAACTGGACGGACAGAAGAACCCGCTTCCTCTTGAGGTCTTCAAG GACCACGTGGACCTGCCCCGGCACTCGTTCAGGACCGGGATGAAGCTTGAGATGGTGTCTCGgtgggagcagctgcagatctGCCCCGTTTCTGTCACCAAG gtCTACAACGACGTCTACTTCCAGGTAACGCTGGACGACGCGAGCGTCGACGCTACGCCGCGGCGCGTCGTCTGTCACGCCAACACGCCGGGCATCCTGCCGGTGCAGTGGTGTCTGAAGAACGGCGTCGGCTTGGAGCGGCCGCGGGGCTTCGAGGGCCAGGACTTCGACTGGGCGGACTACCTGAAGCAGAGCGGCACCGAGGCCGCTCCCGAGAGCTGCTTCCCCGAC acatGGCAGAACAGAGGATTTGCCAAGGACATGTGGCTGGAGGCGGTCAACCCTCACCGGCCGgcagaagtgtgtgtggctCAGATCACTCAAGTTAGAGGACGCCTGCTGTGGCTCCGACTGGAAG GTGTGCTGAAACAGCTGTCGGAATGCTTGGTGGACGTGGAGTCCATGGACCTCTTCCCTGTGGGCTGGTGTGAGGCTAACGCTTACCCTCTGACCGCCCCCATCAAAGCTGTCT gtcagaagcagaagaaaatcGCTGTGGTTCAACCGGAGAAACA GTCGGTGCCGTCGCCTACAGTAGAAATGACTCCTGTCCACCACTGCCAGCCCGTCGCCATGGACGCAG GTTCAGCTAACGGCCGATACACCTGCTCCAGGATATTCGTCAACCACCGCTGCTTCTCAGGACCGTACCTCAACAAGGGACGCATCGCCGAGCTGCCGCAAGCCGTCGGGCCGGGGAAGTGCACGCTGGTCCTGAAAGAG CTGCTTAGCATGCTGATCAACGCCGCCTACAAGCCGGGACGAgtcctgaaggagctgcaggagctgcaggatcagAGCTGGGAATGTCAGGAGGAGACCCTCAAAGCCAA ATATAAAGGGAAGACGTACCGCTCGACCCTCCAGATCATCCGGCTGGCGGACCAGATCCCGGACTTCTGCAGAAAGGTGTGCCTGAAGCTGCAGTGCTGTCCCAACCTCTTCGGTCCGGTTCTGGTGACGGACAAGTGTCCCGAGAACTGCTCGCTTCAGACCAAAACCAAATACA CTTATTACTAcgggaagaagaggaagttgtcCAAACCGGCGGCGGGAGACGAGACGGCGGAAGGAGACGTAGCCAAGCCGGCACGCcgcaggaagaagaggaaggccATATTTGTGCAGAAGAAGAGGCGTTCCACGGCTGTGGATTACACCCCCGCCGGCTCCCCGCAG GAcagcgatgaagaggaggatgaggacatGGCGCTGCAGTCGGGCAGCGAGGGCACCAGCTCTGAGCCACGGGAAGACCACACCGACGCCTCCTCGGTGGAGGTGGCCAGCAGCCGCCCTCGCCGTGCCGCGTCGCTGCGCAGGGCCAACAGCACCGGTCACCCCAGGGCGGTCCAGGAGGCCCCCgagggacggaggaggacgACCCGCTCCGTGTCCGCCTACAGCCAGGGCAGCCAGTACCAACCGCCCAAAGACCAGGACATGCAG gtggaggaggaaggtcaGCTGGTGTTGGACAGGAACCCTCTGGAGTGGAGCGTGGATGAAGTGGTCCATTTCATCAACTCCACCGATTGTGCGTCGTTGGCCAACATCTTCCAggagcag GACATCGACGGTCAGGCGCTGCTTTTGCTCACGCTGCCCACCGTGCAGGAGTGCATGGACCTGAAACTGGGCCCCGCCATCAAACTGTGCCACCAGATCGAGCGCGTCAAGGTGGCCTTTTACAGACAGTTCGCCAACTGA